The sequence CGCCCCACAGCTGCTGGTAGGGGCGGTGGGTGCGCTCGGCGGTGAGCCGTGCGTGCTCGGCGAGGCAGCGGATCGCCCACAGGCGGGTGCGTTCGAGCGCCTGCTCCTGGTAGCGGCGGGAGTTCATGAGGGTGGTGAGCTCGTCGAAGGCGAACATGATGTCCGCGCCGAGCCCGTGCTGGATCTGCATCGAGATCTCGGGGGTGAAGCGGTGCACGTCGCCGTTGATGAAGGAGCGGAAGGTGACCCCGTCGTCGTCCACGTGGGCGAGGCGCTCCTTGCCCTCGGCGACGTCGTCGTCCTCCCCCGAGGAGGTGCGGGCGCTCTCCCCGCCGGAGAACTCGCTCGAGAGCACCTTCTTGAAGCCCGCGCCGAGGCTCATCACCTGGAAGCCGCCGGAGTCGGTGTAGGTGGGGCCGGGCCAGTTCATGAAGGCGCCCAGGCCGCCGGCCTCGTCGACGAGGTCGTGGCCGGGCTGGAGATAGAGGTGGTAGGCGTTGGCCAGCAGCGCCTGCGCGCCGAGGTCGCTCATCGATTCCGGCAGCACCGCTTTGACGGTCGCCTTGGTCCCCACGGGCACGAAGGCGGGGGTGGCGATCTCGCCGTGCGGGGTGCTGATCACGCCGGCGCGGGCCTTCTCGCCGTGGCGGGCGAGGATCTCGAAACCGCCGTCGGCGGGGGACGGCGTGCGGGGGGTCTCCAGGCGGTGATCGGTCACGGCCCCATGGTCCCATGACAGGGCGCCCACGCCGCCCGAGCAGCCGATCCACTAAGATCCACGCAGCGCCGGGACGCGGGAGCAGGCCGCCCACGGCCACTGCGGACGTCGCCCGTGCGGAAGGGGATCGCGATCAGCTCGCCCAGTGATCCGCCGCACCCGCGCCGCGGGGGCCGTCGCGCCCGCCCTCTCAGCCCGGAGGAGCAGGCCCGGCAGGAGGCCCTCGCCCGCGCCCTCGCCGCCGAGGCCGAGGCCTGGGAGCAGCCCGCCGAGCCCACCGGTCTCTCCGCGCCGCTCGCCGCGCCCCCCGCCGTGCCGCTCGCCGACGCCCTCGAGGACTGGACGCAGGAACCCGAGCCGGAGCCGGAGCCCGCCCCACAGCCCGGACCGGCGCCGGAGCCCGCATCCCGCGCCCCCCGCTCGGACCTCTCCGCCTGGGTGGCCGGTCCGCTGCCCTCGCAGACCTCCTCCCTCGACGACTGGCTGCAGGGCCCGATCGAGCTGCACGCCGAGCGGGAGGCGGAGGATGCCTGGTCCACCTCGGGCGCCGTCTCCGGCACGTGGGGGCGCCGCGGCGAGGAGATGCGGTCCCGCAGCCCCGAGCCGGTCCCGGGCGAGGAGGGCGCGGCAACGGATCAGCGGCGCTCGCGCCCCGCCTTCCGCCGCGAGCTGCACGGGCTGCGGGCCGTGGCGCTGGGGCTCGTGGCCGTCTACCACATCTGGCTCGGGCGGGTCTCCGGCGGGGTGGACGTGTTCCTGTTCCTCTCCGCCTTCTTCCTCACCGGCACCTTCGTGCGGCGCCTCGAGAGCGGACGCCCGCTCGGCATCCCGCGCTACTGGCTGCACACCTTCAAGCGCCTGCTGCCGCCCGCGGCCGTGACGATCCTGCTGGTGCTCGGCGGCACCGCCGCGCTGCTGCCCTCCTCGATGTGGCCCACGATCATGCAGGAGGCGGTGGCCTCGGCGGCCTACCTGCAGAACCTGCTGCTGGTGCTGCTCCAGGTCGACTACCACGCCCGGGACGCCGGCACCGCCTCCCCGCTGCAGCACTTCTGGTCCCTCAGCGTGCAGGGCCAGGCCTTCGTGGTGTGGCCGCTGCTGTTCCTGCTGGTGGTGGGCCGGGCCCGGCGGGGCCTGTCGGTGCGCCGGCCGCTCATCGCGCTCGTGGCCGTGATCGGCGCGGCCTCCCTGGTCTGGTCGATCCTCTCCACCGCCACCCAGCAGCAGATCGCCTACTTCGACACGGC comes from Brachybacterium faecium DSM 4810 and encodes:
- a CDS encoding tRNA-guanine transglycosylase (PFAM: Queuine tRNA-ribosyltransferase~TIGRFAM: tRNA-guanine transglycosylase, queuosine-34-forming; tRNA-guanine transglycosylases, various specificities), whose translation is MTDHRLETPRTPSPADGGFEILARHGEKARAGVISTPHGEIATPAFVPVGTKATVKAVLPESMSDLGAQALLANAYHLYLQPGHDLVDEAGGLGAFMNWPGPTYTDSGGFQVMSLGAGFKKVLSSEFSGGESARTSSGEDDDVAEGKERLAHVDDDGVTFRSFINGDVHRFTPEISMQIQHGLGADIMFAFDELTTLMNSRRYQEQALERTRLWAIRCLAEHARLTAERTHRPYQQLWGVIQGAQYEDLRRQAARDLGAMDVEGWSFDGFGIGGALEKENLGTIVGWVTDELPEARPRHLLGISEVDDLFVAIAAGADTFDCVSPSRVARNSAVYTRSGRVNLTGARYRRQFAPIDESCDCYTCTHYTAAYVHHLFRAKEMLSSTLCTIHNERFVVRLVDQIRASLHSGDFEALREETTGAYYGSPR